TTCGACTACTAAAACTTACTCCCGGTTCAAACCTAAAATCTAAATGTTCGGTAAGTTTTAAGTTACCAATTATTCCAACATTAAACCCAACCGACGATTTAACTTCAATATCTTCAGCTACATCTTTATAATCAAATTTAAAATCGTAGCTGTTTAATCCTAAATAAAACCCGTAATGAATTCTTTTCTGATCAAAGTTTTCAAGGTTTATAATAGGGTTTTTGCCAAACATGCCTTGTGCTTGTGCTAATATGCCGATAAATAGTAGGAGTAGGGTTAGTTGTTTTTTCATGGTTATTTTGTAGCTGTATATATGGTTGCAACACCAAATGTTTGCGGCTTAGCTGTGGCATTTTTAAATCCAACTTGATTTAAAATAGCAACTAATGCCGGGCCAAATGGGAAATTTTGTGCCGATTCTGATAAATATGAATATGCTGTTTTATCTTTAGAAAACATTTTACCAATTAAAGGTAATATGTTGTTGGTATATAAATTAAAACCTTGTTTGAACGGAAATTTTACCGGAACAGAAGTTTCTAAAATAATAAAAATTCCGTTTGGTTTTAAAACGCGTAAAATTTCGGCTAAACCTTTTTCTAACGTTTCAAAGTTTCTAATACCATATGAAACGGTTATTGCATCAAAATGATTGTCTGGAAACGGAATGTTTTCAGAATCACCTAAAACCAATTCAATTTTATTTTCTAATTTTTTGTCGGCAACTTTTTTTCTGCCCACTTCTAACATACCTTCAGAAATATCTAAACCAATAATTTTTGATGCCGTTGTTTGGCTTAATAAAATCGCTAAATCACCGGTTCCGGTTGCAATATCTAAAAT
This genomic window from Flavobacterium agricola contains:
- the ubiE gene encoding bifunctional demethylmenaquinone methyltransferase/2-methoxy-6-polyprenyl-1,4-benzoquinol methylase UbiE — translated: MKNNINPYKDSDLGKKEQVAQMFNNISENYDGLNRVISLGLDTGWRKNVLNLVAKTKPNTILDIATGTGDLAILLSQTTASKIIGLDISEGMLEVGRKKVADKKLENKIELVLGDSENIPFPDNHFDAITVSYGIRNFETLEKGLAEILRVLKPNGIFIILETSVPVKFPFKQGFNLYTNNILPLIGKMFSKDKTAYSYLSESAQNFPFGPALVAILNQVGFKNATAKPQTFGVATIYTATK